Genomic segment of Chelmon rostratus isolate fCheRos1 chromosome 2, fCheRos1.pri, whole genome shotgun sequence:
tgtatccctttttttctttttaccctTTCTTGGGTTTCTTCACTCACTTTGCCACTCAACCCTTTTACGTATTCATTGGCTTTAATAAATGTATGCACTTTGACAGAATGTGCATAACTGTGCATATTTATGAGCTCAATCAGCAAGTTGATTATAGCAAAATAATTGACAACAGTATTgataattaattgatttttgagTGACAACAGAAAGGTAAAGTGTTCCCCCCATTCTTTTACTTATTCGCCACCTTTTTCCAGTCTTCGTGTTAAGCCAAGCTAACACGCCACTTACTGAAAGGTTAGGCGTTGCTATGCATCCTAGCAGAGATTGAAAGTGGGCGTTGGGGTAGACTCAACTCGAAAGTTTTGCCAGCAGCACTGAAAGATTAATTTCCCCTGATAAGTGGGTGCCCCCGTGAAGAGGATTGCTGTCAAGACCGTCTGGCAGAAAGTGGATGAGGTGAGGAGCCAAATGACTATATGCACAGCTGCTCCCAGGCAGCGGGGCTCCGGCTCATCCATCAGCTGCACTGCTCACTCATCCCCGCACAGCCTGCACCAACTAAACCAGTCCCCACATCTGGGATTACTGCAGAAACTTGTCTTGGTTTAGTTGGAGTGTATTGTGCACAGGAAACCAGCAAAGCTTCATTCTTGCAGGCACCCACCTATGTCTGACTTGGTTTTGGTTCGGAAATGTTTGCATGGCATTTGTTTCGTCTGCAGTTCGCGCACATGCTCAAACCCCATGACAGCAATTATAGCTTAACACTGGGAACGACATATGGGCTGGCAGGCTCAGTCCCTCCTCCTGTAATGCAAAGTAGTTTTGAGATAATTAGGATATTGTCTAGAATCAGAGTGTTCCTGAAGATAAAGCATCTGGAGAGATCAAAAGCAGGGCGGTGTTTTGCTTGCTGGAGGATCGagcgctgcagcagctgctctaaTTTCCTGGATGCTTTTCTTCTTGACACACGTTGCACAGGGAAACAAACATGGCGGGGCAGGAGCCTGATAGCACATTCCTTCATGTCCCAGCTTGTCTCAACAACCCCCACCACTCTACTATCTTACTATCTTActccttctcctctgttcttcatGTAGCTTTGTAGTCTGGATTTGGCGTTGGGGATTCAAGGTCGGTGACTGCTGTCGTCTCTGACAAAGAGAGCACTCCCTTCGGCGTAGTGTGATGCAGCACTGTCAGTCAGAGGTGTCAGAGTGGTCGCTTTGGAGCCTCACAGCATAAGCAGAAAAGTTTTTGTACAACACCGTGCCCTTGATTTATCCCATGCTCCTGTGATCTCTACAAATAATTTAAGTATCTGCAGCgtggaaaacacaaacagatgacaAAGAGTTGTTCGGCTCGTTCCCACAGCATGACAAGTGAGATCTCCCATCACGGAACCAAAGTTTCTTTTTGCctcttgtgctgctgctgatagctttgacacttttttttatgtctaTTTGTGGCATCCTCTTGTAAAACCCCTCTTCTTGTTTCCCAACAGAAATGGCAGCCATTCGGAAGAAGCTGGTGATTGTCGGGGATGGAGCCTGCGGGAAAACATGTCTTCTTATTGTTTTCAGTAAAGACCAGTTTCCTGAAGTCTACGTCCCGACGGTGTTTGAGAACTACATCGCTGATATTGAGGTTGATGGAAAACAGGTTTGTACATTTGACATCCAAGTAACACTGTTAAAGTAATGATATGAATGACCTAATTAACAGGCCCTAAGCCCTATTCCctcttagttactgttgctaagCCTGTCAAGCCTCCTGTTCTCACACGGCACATAATGCACTTAAAAATGATAAAGTGGAAGATTTACCACTCGAAATTCTTAGCTATATTTGAAACTATGGGATTTTGACTGTCACTAGCACATCTAACGAGCTCGATAACTGAATAAACAGTCGCTCCTTCAGCTCTGACCCATTTTTAAAAGAGAATCTTGTAAACGAGGTCACAGATATGCACTTAGTGATATCATGCTCAAAAACTAAAGCTGAAAAGAGGCTAAAGCTGCATGTCCCTGGCAAAGAAATCAGTGTCCTCACCATTTGATGGAGTACAGGAACAGCAttgtttaagataagataaggcttTATTTATCCCGCACTGGGAAGATTCATCTGTTCCAGCAGCAGAataagaaaggagaggaaaaatagaAGTGCAAGACagaagatacaaaataaaatcaacgaTTATATATCTGTatattgcatgtgtgtttgtgtaagatAGTCAAGCTAGTCCCAGTATTATGAATTTGATAAAGACAAATGCAAGCTCAGACTGTTATTTTATTCAAGCATTGTTTGGCTGCTTAGCTGACGCATATTTGTACAAAAGAAGAGGTTAGATTTATACTTCATGCAGTGTTCGATGTTTCTGCTTTGAACATTATGAGTAAAGGCTTGTCAGTACGAGGGCTAACTGATGTGTTTGGCCTTTCCAGTAAATGTGGCTGGAGTGTAAACTTCCCCACAGCCAAtaaacagcaggacagagatgCTAATTTTAACTCTGACAGCAGCCAGGACCAGCTTCCAGACAGTGGGGAAATACTacactctgcatgtgtgttataTTTTAAACAGCACTCGTAACCCCACAAAATAATTGAGTGTGAGATGCTCCCAGGCCTTAGAGGTCAGAGCAGACACACTATTTGATCTGTTACTAACACTTCTGCTGGTGTCACTCTTACTGCAGCCCCATGAACACCAGTCAAAGCTTGGCAGACCTGCAGTGCCTAATTACAGATGCTGGGCTCTGTTTAGCAAACAGTCAGTTACTGTTAGCAGAAAATATTCTGTGCTGCGACACTGCTCTTTGTTTCGGTGTGGGAATTTGTGACAGCACTGACAGGCACTGAAATAAAATGGTGGAGGGTAAATAAAGTGCGTTGTATAGTAAGCAGGGAGTTATTTAAGACAGCGTTATGAAACCAGCATGAAAGGCCCGCTCTCCAGTGTGTGTAACGTCTCGCGTCACGGCAAGTCGGTCCGCAAGCATCGATTCTGAGCCACAGATGGCCTGTTACATCAAAGGGTTTTGTTCTCTTGAGCTGACCACCGCTGCAGGATCACCACTtggcaaaacaggaaatgactaTACTTCCCAGCTTCCTGTTCAGACAGGGAACAGGGATGTCTCCTGGCAATCCCCCACCCACCGCCTGCCCGATAAACGTCTCTCATTTCCGGTGCTGGTCGCACTTAGAGGCTGCGAGGCAAGGAGGGGTTAACTGCTGTGTTCTGGACAGGAAATATAAAGTCAGGGGTCCATGATGAGCGGTCCAGAGGGAGATCGGCCCCTTTAGTTACCCCCCTGCAACTTTCAAGAGGATGGCAGCCCCACAAGAATTATTCCATTATACAACCAGCTGGATTGTGTTCTCAGCCTCTAAACCTCCCCCCCAGggtagaaaaaaacattttcttgctCTCACCTTCAGTGTATTGGGCAGCCTCTAAAAAtagctgtttttccctctttcttttcctccccaAAGTCTGCAGCTTACAAAACGTCCAGTGGGAACATAACTGCTCCGTCTGCTCATGCAATCTCCACAGTGCTCAGCCACCACCCACCCTCTGCCTCTGCAAACCTCTATTTTGGGACCGTTGACTGATGCTCGCGCTCTCTGTGGGCATACCAGAATCTATTGTCATTCAGCGACGTTCCAGTatttaaaactttgaaaaagtTCTTTTCCCTTCCTGAACACAGTGAGTCAGCGGAGTCGAGTGAAGGCTGGCTGTTAATGCCCGTGCAGGGACAGAAGGTATCTGGTTTGATGCTCGCTAATCTCCCACTCTTCCCTAATTGAATTAATCAGTGGTGTGATGGGATGAGGCTAGTCCCTGAGTTCATTtccacaacactgacagcataACAGACTTAtggagctgatgaggtcagagcTGCAGCGGTGATGAGAATATGTAAACGCTGAATTCCCCTCAAATGAGCTCGGGTAAAACTTCCAATCATAACTTGTGTTCAAGatgcaaagtgtgtgtctgtgtgcgtgtgtgcgtgcgtgcgtgcacggCTAGAGGAGATAAATGTCCTGAGGTTAAGAAATCTTAACAGTATTTGCTCACTGGTATTTGGAGACGTCATAGAGTCACGGCTCTCAGTGGATGAGGAGACTTCATCACGAATGATGTTGTGACTGgttaaatgtctgtttgtgcattcaTCCACAACAGTGAGCAACATCACATCTGCTCTGGGAAGACTGCTGATTTTCAATTTTAGCCCTtaagaaaaatgacaaagctGTTATATATTATACGAATGATGTCTGCAACTTCTTACAATGATTGTCTCGCAGGTGGAGTTGGCGCTGTGGGATACTGCAGGCCAGGAGGACTACGACAGGCTGAGGCCTCTCTCCTACCCCGACACAGACGTCATCCTCATGTGCTTCTCCATCGACAGCCCGGACAGTTTAGGTGAGGAGCTGCTGACATGCAGGAGCCtatatttttaaaactttttatttaaacaggTCAGTCGGCAGCACAGCAAGCTTCCTCGCACGATGGAGTCATAGAATACGTTACTTTTGCTTTATAAAGGTGATTATCTTCACAGAATCAAGGCACCTCATATCAGCCAAGCAAGCTGTTTGTTAAATGCCTTAATGGACTTGATGGGAAGCAGGATTAGTGCAGCTAAAAACATCTTTGCCTCGAGCAGTCTGCAGAGCAATCCATCATGTGAAGTGTTCTGCACCGTGACTCTGCACTGCCTGTCCTTTTTATAGCCCCacccccctgtctctctccccctgtctctctaCCCTTCTCTCTCTagctgtctctccctctctcttccccctctctctccctctccctctctctccctctccctctccctctctctctctctctctctctctctctctctctctctctctctctgtctctgtctctccctctccctttctctctctttccccctctccctctctcacacaagTGATTcagctctcttcttctctctcccgGGACAGAAAATATCCCAGAGAAGTGGACGCCTGAGGTGAAGCACTTCTGTCCCAACGTTCCCATCATCCTCGTGGGGAACAAGAAGGATCTGAGGAATGATGAGCACACACGGAGAGAGCTGGCCAAGATGAAGCAGGTACAAAAGCCTCTGAAGGTCAATGACCTGTGGATTGGGGTAATCAGGCAGAAGTAAGCACCTATTCACTCCCCAGACTCCAGAGGCCCGAGGACACATGCAGGGTTAACACATTTCACGGGGTTCTGTCTGAATGATTTTACATATTAGAGGAAGATTGCAGTCACTGGTTGGCGACACATGCAGTTACTGGATGAAGCAAAATAAGCGATTGTCATGTTAATAAAAAAGTCAGGCAATAATTGGCCCTTTTCCACCGTGATCTGGCTCTATGCTGCACATGGCATGACTTTGAGGGCAGCTGTGAGAGAAGTTGGTTACCTCGCTGAggagttggaggtgtgcagcctccTTGTTAGAACTTTAATGACAAATACTATTGGCTCACTATTGAATCCTGTCCCGAGAGGTGTATTTAAGCCAGCGTGTCCTGTTTCGATGCAGTGGTTGCTCTGGTGGAGAAGTCATttttccagtgtgtttttttttattgttttctttattaaagaagcatagaaataaaacaaaacgtAGTAGAAGGGCTGGTCACCGatgcattcatacacacattATACTGCATGTCAGTTCACACAGTAAGGATCATTTTTCCCAGCATTGCAAGAATTTATCAGCCTGTAGATTTAGTGAAAAAGTCATTCTCTCCACACTTTGAACATTAGTCACAATATCAAGCCAGTCAGTCTTTGTTGGAGGTTTGGTCCTTAGCCATTTTCGTGTTACAGCTTTCTGTTGTTATATCTTTAATAGATATTTGTGTAGCATCAGTAAATGAGCTGCAATATTGCCCAAATAGATAGCACAGAGAGAGCAGTCAATATTCTAGTGTGTTTCATTCCCAGCGCACTTCGTGCATTGCACTACCTGCAACAACCTTCAGCATCACATCACAGTTTTCAATTTCTGATCGCTCTGCTCAATTTGTTTTCACCACATGGGAACCGTGacattgtgtcttttttcaggGCTGAATACAGGGAAAGCTTAATGCGACAGTAAAATGAGTTTGAGTAATACAACCCCGGTGAAACACACTTAACAGGGCCTTCTGCTTTAGGTGTGTAACTTCAGTGGGgtcaaacatgtaaaaaaaaaaaaagaaaggagagtgTGAATTAGTCAAGTCAAAGGGAGAAACCACCAGAGGAGGgtgttatttctgtctgttttacatGACCGTAGAGAAATTAGATTAGATGCAAAATGCCAATATTAAGTAAATAATGTACAAACAtatgaaaaatgagaaatattgattagagaTGTTATCtttgaaaatgaggaaaaagccAGAACAAAGATGGAACATGAACTGAAATTACTTTTAATTCACTGtctcccttttattttttttacctgtttgtcAGAGAAAGTTAACTCCTCTCAGGGAACAAACGGCGACAGCACTCTGATCAGGCTGTTCGTGGCCTTTCAGTCATCCTACAATGGCAGTAACGTGGTGGTTTACTGTGTCACCGCTCTGTGTCTATCTCCAGGTCCAGCTGATAACAGCAACATGTTGACAAAGCTCTCCAGCTCTTTCAGACGCCGCTGTCAGCTTTTCCTTTCTGTAGAAATCAGGAACCGTTTGACAAAGAGTAGCACGAAGTCATCAGTTCAAGTGTTTGGGATTTTACGTGGTCATTCAGACGCCATCGGCTCGACACGTGTAAGCTATGAGGCTGCTGGGAGGGTTAGTGAAGCGGTTTTGTCATCATTTCAAGATGGTGTATACAGTGAAAACGCAGGTGCATCAAATTCAGTTTAGTTAGTTTTAAACAAGACTGTGCAAATATTATTGTGGTGAGTAGGTGGACTGAGTAGGTGGATGAGCAGGTCTTTGAACCACAAGCTGTCACTTTCTATGACACAAGTGCAGTTTTTTGACATTTACCGGTTCAGCTTTTTGTTGAGAAGCAGAATAAAGTGGTGGGGGCTGTTGCAGGatagtgaatgaatgaatgaatgatctTCCCTAACCATCTCTGATCTAACCTCGCAGGAGCCGGTGAAAACAGAAGAAGGCCGAGAGATGGCCGGCAGGATCGGCGCTTTTGGCTACCTGGAGTGCTCTGCCAAGACCAAGGACGGTGTGCGGGAAGTGTTCGAGATGGCCACCAGAGCGGCGCTGCAGGTCCGCAAGCGCAAGAAGAGAGGCCCCTGCACGCTGCTGTGAGCGGGCCAGACGCCATAAAACCGCCTGACCAATAGGAGATAAAGAAAACACGGAAAGGACTGACCTTTTACCAAATGGCATCTTCGTACTGTATCTCGCATTTCACGATAACAGTCAGGCAGATGAATCGAACGCAAACAAACCGAATACAGGAAATGAACTGTCTATAACAGCTGTGTCTAGAAATTGATGTTTTAAGTTCCTGATTGATATATTTTCTTCTCCAAAATCCGTCTTTACACATCCCTAGTTTCCctagttgtttttctttatatttgtaACGAGGCAGTGATAGATGCACATACTTGTATGCAATATTGTTCTTAACAAGCTCGGGCGAGCACCGTTCTTCTTCTTAGGCCGTATAAAGTCTTCATGAGTGAGGTCTTGTCCGAACAGTCCAGACTGACCCGTTAGTACCATTTCTGTTTGTCATGGTAGTCATAATAGAGAATGGAAGTTGATATCTTTTGACCATAAGAGCGAGTGCCTTTTTAAGTTTTTACACCACCTCGACTCTACTCCTCGTGTTTGTCAGCTAGCTAACGTTTCAGCTGAGGGGCCCTCGGTTGTGCCGTTGCTCATCTTACACAGGCTTGTCATTGTGAAACCTGAGCAAAGCCATAACTGAGGCTTTCAGTGCTGCAGACGACTCATCGAGCACAACAAATGGCTGCTTGTGCCATTTTTGCTTGCATGACACATCAGCGTTCCCTCAACATTAGCTACCAAGACACCACTAATCTGTGCAGTGGACCAGGATGGGCACCAGTATGACACAACTATGCACAATGGCTGTCAGGACCAACAGGAAGAtgacacagctgaaacagaaataaGGCCTGGCGAAACCCTCCCTCGTTTGTTTATTGCGGGCGACTGACTtcagctctcctcctgctgcgACGCAAATGAGCCGGTCACGCCCGCGTCGGAATCCACGTGTTGGACGAGTCGGCCCAGTCGCAGAGATCCCGTCTTGTTAGAGCTGTTAGCCTTTGCGTGTGGATGTTTCCAGCCGGACGACATTCCTCACGTGTACGAGAGGAGTTGTGTGTGAGGAGTTTGcctgcccccaccccccccccccacccccccccgGTGCCTTCTCTGTTCTGGTGTGCCTTTGGTTGTCCTCTCCCAGACCAGATAGATGAGCTATGACTGACAAGGTCAAGAGTGACCTTTCTGACATGCTTCACAAAGCTGGGCTTTGAAATGCTTCAGAATTTGGCTCCATTACACAAAACATGTCATTAGTTTCCCAATCTTTCAGCCCTCATACCATAAATATTAAGATTTTATCTAGAAATGCAGTCTCATCTTTATTATCTTGGCAGGTAAGTCTTGTTACACCAATTTACGTCAAGCAGCTCTGCGTCAATCATGAATCATGGGAAGATTACAACACTTGCAACATTACAAATTTCCTCAACATCACTGGGGAAACATCTGTCTGGAGCCACAAAGATTGTATTTGACAGTGTGCAGTTGTGTATTACTTCCACAAAAATCAATCCAACTGTGGAAGAAATCAGGTTTGTCATTTTCTTATCTTGATCGACGTTTGTCTCGATCTTCTTGGCGAGAAACATTCAATATTTTATGCCTCGAGTCAAAGAGCAACATCTACGCCGAATTGTTCTTGAAGCAGCTTGTGGAGACATGTCAGAGACCGTCCACTGGTCCCGCTTCAGGCTCACATGTCCTCTCCGAATCCCCGATGGTGAATTCAACCTGAAAATACAACTGGCTTGATAACCAGTGCTCGAAAGCGCCAGCGATTGTCCTCAGGCACAGACTCTGCACTGCattccttctctctgcctccgttGCTCATTCATGTCCTGTACATGTCTCTTGGTTGCATGTTGCTGTCTGTCTAGGAGGGTGGATGCTGAAATGTAcgtggaaaaaaatattatcTTTGATGTTGCATGCAGCCTTCTTATAATGCCAGTAAAGGAAGCAAACATGCCAGCTGGCAGGATCTGCATCTATTATATTGTAACAGCAATGCAGCTGCATAACCTCCACTGGCAAAGCACATTATGTTTTAACTGAGCGATCCAGTGGAGAAGTTACAACTTATAACACTAGTTATATTTTCAGCTttactgagtttttttttttctttttgtaggAGAGGaggcatttacacacacaagcaccatATTAATGTTGTTACCTCAAATCGTTATAGGCGTGGATGCTATGTTTAAactttgtgttattgtggacAAGCACACTAACAAGGCAAGAGTGAAGAGATTCAGATCTTTACGACTTAAGGTTTTTATCAATGGAAACATGGGCGTCTCGGTTGTGGCAAGATGTTCACGGGTCTCGACAAGGTCAGCGACAAGGAATGCTTGGGAATCGGAGTCCGGCGGAGATAACTGTCACAGCTGGAGGCATCATGATGAAAACATTCCCGTCTAAGTGTTGAACATATCACTAAGAGCATGTACAATGATGCTGTTGATGTGTATGCAGATAATGCGTTAAATCAAAAGTTGTCCTTATGATGTCGATGCATGCGTGAGAAaaccatggacacacacacacacacgcgtctTTGGGAACAGCTTCTGCTCAATGTtgtgtaacttttttttttttctttctttctctggaagtatttgaaatgataaagGATCCAGATTTATATACGAGCTCATTGTAATAATGCTTTGTAAACAGAAAGTGTTGTAGTGAATGTTTGATCTGAAGTGAACATGAACATTGTTAATAAACTATTTTTGAGACAAGACCAGCTGGCATCCTCGGTCAATTCTTGCAGATCATTAAGGCGTTGAATGCGTTTTACGGCGGGTGGTGACATTAAAGGCGACAGTTGATCAAAGGGAAGGTTACGACATGACAAGTGTGCAGTACAATATGGTTCAAAAATGAAAGTTTATTTCAGAGGTCAATTATTATCAGCAAGAAACAGAGGAGTTAAAAAGAGACCAACTTGTAAAGTGCAAAGAGTAGTAAGACAAACGGTGATGAATTCCTGAGAAGAATAGAAGAGtctgattcatattttaaattaGCCAGAAAATGAACTGCCTGTTTGCAGCAATGTTGCAGAGGGTGCAGCCCAGAAATGTCCTGACTACAGCAAAATCAGAGAATACAGGCAGAAGGcagagtctctgcagataaatacgTATTTATCATGtctaaatattgttttaaaggaaaatcGTGCATACTATACCTTAAATTGccagtgtttaatgtgttttaagctcaaagaggaaaaaaatgattacTGATGCTTTATAGGCATGTTTATGTACTTGTATCTGATCATTTTCAGAGGATTCCACTGCAAATGGTTCTTTCTTTAGTGGTGGTGGTCTAACAGAGATTTTAATGCTCATTTTTCCATTCGGGCTCCTCGTACAGCTGGCGGGCACTCTCCTCTGCTACAGGACCTGCGACaaatgcacaaagacacaaaaatttCTTTCTCGCGAGGAGAACGTGGCAGGACAGCTTTGTGCCAGCGATATTAGCCTGAATATATGTCGTTCAGACACAACT
This window contains:
- the rhoca gene encoding ras homolog family member Ca; translated protein: MAAIRKKLVIVGDGACGKTCLLIVFSKDQFPEVYVPTVFENYIADIEVDGKQVELALWDTAGQEDYDRLRPLSYPDTDVILMCFSIDSPDSLENIPEKWTPEVKHFCPNVPIILVGNKKDLRNDEHTRRELAKMKQEPVKTEEGREMAGRIGAFGYLECSAKTKDGVREVFEMATRAALQVRKRKKRGPCTLL